GTCGCCCTCGCTGCCCTGGGTCCCGCCGGCGTAGATGCGCAGCTTCACGCGCCCGCCGGACGCCTGGGCCCAGCGCTCCCCCATCTCCTTGAGCAGGTTGTGCCAGGTGGAGCCGTTGGGGGCGAGCGTGCCGAGCTTCACCACCACCTCCTGGGCGGAGGCGGTGGAGGCGAGCGCGGCGAGCGCCACGGCGAGGAGGAGCTTACGCATGGTTTCTCCTGGCGGGGGACGAGCCCCCGCCCTACGTCGAGCGTTTCACGAGAAGAGGTCGTCGGCGCGGGCGAGCAGGAGGCGCGCGCGGCGCTGCGCCAGGACGTTGGCGAGCCGGTGGAGCCGGTCCGCCTCGACGTCCGCCGAGAGGACGTGCTGCAGGAGGCGGTTGAACTCGGCGCGGTCCTGGCGCGGCACCGCGACCGCCTCGGCGTAGGCCACGTACGCGCCGAGCTTGCGCCCGCGGGAGAGCACCAGCGCCCGGTCGAAGTGCTCCCGGGCCCGCTGGAAGGCCGCCTCGCCACCCCCCTGCGCCGGCTCCCAGCTGATGAAGAACTCGTGCAGCGCGCCCTCGTCGAAGGACTCGTCGAGCGCGAGCGCGCGGCGCATCAGGGCGCCCGGTGCGGGGAGCTGAGCCACGAGCGCCATGTCCTCCTTCCCGTCGGCGATGGCGAGCGCCCAGCTCGCCGCCGTCCAGTAGACGAGCGGGACGTCGTCCCTGTTCAACGCGGCGACCGCGCCGTCCAGGTCGCGCGCCCCCTCCAGCTTCGCGGCCATGCCGCGGTGGCGCAGCTCGAGGCCGCGCAGCCCGTAGTCGCGCGCGCGGAGGAAGAGGTGGCGCGCGCGGTCGATCGAAGCGCGCGCGGCCGCCGCCTTGCCGGCCGCCTCGGCCTCGTCCGCGTCGGCCTGTACGAAGGCGTAGGCGTACTGGGTGAAGCCGCCGGCGAGGGCGGTGAGCAGCCCCTCGTGATCCGGGTGGCGCTCCAGCAGGCCCTCCATCGTCTTCAGGCCGAACGGCACGGCCTGTCGGACGAGCTCCGGGTCGTCGTCCTCCGCGTACGTCCGGGAGGAGCCGCTGGAGAGCGCGTCGGCGACGACCTTGGAGGCCGCCGCGCCGCACCCGGCGGCGGCGAACGCGAACGTCGCGAAGGTGACGAGGAGGCTCTTCTTCAACACGGTCCCGTGGAAAAAGTTCGTGCTTAGTGATAGACGCGCGACCGCGAAAGTCAACGGTGAACCCCTCCCTCCCCGACCTGCCCGCGACGGGCGAACCCGCTCCGGCCCCGCCCGCCGAGGGCCGCCTGGCGCGCCTCGAGGGCGCCGCGGTGGG
The genomic region above belongs to Anaeromyxobacter diazotrophicus and contains:
- a CDS encoding TRAP transporter TatT component family protein — its product is MKKSLLVTFATFAFAAAGCGAAASKVVADALSSGSSRTYAEDDDPELVRQAVPFGLKTMEGLLERHPDHEGLLTALAGGFTQYAYAFVQADADEAEAAGKAAAARASIDRARHLFLRARDYGLRGLELRHRGMAAKLEGARDLDGAVAALNRDDVPLVYWTAASWALAIADGKEDMALVAQLPAPGALMRRALALDESFDEGALHEFFISWEPAQGGGEAAFQRAREHFDRALVLSRGRKLGAYVAYAEAVAVPRQDRAEFNRLLQHVLSADVEADRLHRLANVLAQRRARLLLARADDLFS